One genomic segment of Nonomuraea coxensis DSM 45129 includes these proteins:
- a CDS encoding non-ribosomal peptide synthetase, which yields MRADVSYVQERLWFLQRYDPADSSSNLFISERLRGRLDADALERALAALVSRHETLRTRYPARDGEPVAVPGPIPPLDRLDLTSHPEGERERRAADAVAERTRTPFDVAEGPVLRAALIRLGERDHVLHLAVHHIAADGWSIGLLTSELASLYTEFVTGVPADLPPPRGHALHAADERARAVDVAALAYWRERLKGAPVLDLPTDRPRRDGASRASGGSAASGAGTVVLRLPAGLSRGVAELARSRRCTPFMALLAAYQLLLARQTGQDDVCVGSAVSTRDRPELEEVVGPLINTVVLRGDLTGDPSFAELLTRTRTAVLGALSRRDVPFSRVAEELAPGRHGGRNPLLRAQFGLHHENTVRPALHGLAAEPFTVDTAHAQADLSLEVHPSADGLTARFVYDAGLFDHGTVERVAARFEALLGQVVAHPDTPLARLDLLAPGERAAILARAGGPETSCPGVTLADLLGGKPGAVAAICGDERVTYAELDARSRALTRRLRAAGAARGTLVAICASRSIDLLTGLLAVVRAGAAYLPLDPGHPAERLAYVLADSGAQLLLTQRGLSTRLPGDLPSLLLDEPYGEEPEDEPGEPAVASDLAYVIYTSGSTGRPKGVAISHGALANLLLSFRDQLEAGPDDVWLASTSLSFDISALELYLPLITGGTVVIASDEDIRDGSRLAALAAAAGVTHLQATPSGWRMLLDAGFHRPGAVALTGGEALPGPLATELRPRVARLWNVYGPTETTIWSSCWEVPAGVTGAVRVGRPIANTRLYVLDRRMEPVPDGSTGELFIAGDGLASGYPGRPGLTAERFLPDPYGPPGTRMYRTGDLARWRGDEVECLGRTDEQVKLRGHRIEPGEVEARLMEHPSVAQAAVVVRGDRLVAYVVPTSAPPPPDSSSTPFAPDSSGTPFAPEGSGALSGQDRPGALSGPDSSGESSAPEGHGEAIPQALAAHARAMLPAPMVPASFVPVPALPLTPNGKVDRAALPDPDVVRGDRPPATPAERLVAEVFAEVLGLDAVGADDGFFDLGGHSLLASRAAARLTRALGTEVAVRALFDHPTVAALAAELDTGDGTAARPGGDVRVVPRPPGTPPPLSAAQERLWFLQRLNPDDSSANMYLVRRLRGPLDRAALARAVAGARARHESLRTSFPEADGVPIAVVHPSAGPEWEDLVASDEDERADLAARDKDEWEDLAARDENEARRLVAARVNAPFDLAAAPPYRLTLVRLADDDHVLCWVIHHILGDGWSLNVLMDDLAGLYAGRRLTEPVLQHGDVAAWQRGRDLSAPLAYWRRRLADPPVLDLPTDRPRTSAGMRRGGRVRAHLPEETAAGLERVAREHDATLFMVLLTAYQVLLSRHCGQDDVVVGSVTAGRDRVELEPVFGNLTHTVALRADLRGDPSFRDLLAAARRTVMEDLAGREVPYELLVDELGIGRDLGRTPLFQTMMILHSQDTGPHAPGARFGGLEAELFEDGHAQAKLDLALDVWREPGALSLVLTYDADLFDATTVERLAERFHTLCQGIVADPGRRMSSLPLLTPADDAELRALATGPAPVAAGPAPVLAAGLVPALVARSAEHTPDAVALRCGGDLLSYRQLVTRADALAATLHRSGVGRGHVVGVALPRGMDAVVALLGVLRAGAAYLPLDPADPAPRRERLLADSGAAAVLTPDDLRNLSGQALAQPEPHPRDAAYVIYTSGSTGVPKGVVVEHAALAARIRWMAAVYELGPGDVVVQFASFGFDAHVEEVYPTLVSGATLLLLPDGGAALPDLLASPEGRDVTVLDLPTAYWHHLVDVVDEVDWPPSLRLVILGGEQADAAAVSRWKRRFPGVRLVNTYGPTEATVIATSADLVDDGLRPAIGRPVGETTVWLLGESGEPVPPGAPGELCVGGAGVARGYAGRPATTAAAFTPDPFTPGGGRLYRTGDRARWRRDGTLEFLGRLDSQVKVRGYRIEPGEVEACLLAHPDVGQAAVAARGDLLVAYVVGRATAEELRRHAEERLPAHLVPGAWTLLDRLPLTGNGKVDRAALPDPEPARERSFVAPRTDAEALVAEVWADLLGVAAVGAYDDFFHLGGHSLLAVRIAARLRAVIGVEVPIRTLFTRRTVAEFAGAVEALLLDSLAGLSDEEALRLLDQKDEEQ from the coding sequence ATGCGGGCTGACGTCTCCTACGTTCAGGAACGGTTGTGGTTCCTGCAGCGGTACGATCCCGCCGACTCCTCCTCGAACCTGTTCATCTCCGAAAGGCTTCGCGGCCGACTCGACGCGGACGCGCTGGAACGGGCCCTGGCCGCGCTGGTGTCGCGACACGAGACGCTGCGTACGCGCTACCCGGCCCGCGACGGTGAACCGGTCGCGGTGCCGGGACCGATCCCCCCGCTGGACCGCCTCGACCTCACCTCCCACCCCGAGGGCGAGCGGGAGCGCCGGGCGGCCGACGCCGTGGCCGAGCGCACCCGGACGCCGTTCGACGTGGCCGAGGGACCGGTCCTGCGGGCCGCGCTGATCCGGCTCGGGGAGCGCGACCACGTGCTGCACCTGGCCGTGCATCACATCGCGGCCGACGGCTGGTCGATCGGACTGCTCACCTCGGAGCTGGCGTCGCTCTACACGGAGTTCGTCACCGGAGTGCCCGCCGACCTCCCGCCCCCGCGCGGCCACGCCCTGCACGCCGCGGACGAGCGCGCACGCGCCGTGGACGTGGCCGCGCTCGCCTACTGGCGCGAACGGCTGAAGGGGGCCCCGGTCCTCGACCTGCCGACCGACCGCCCTCGCCGCGACGGCGCGTCCCGTGCGTCCGGCGGGTCCGCCGCGTCCGGTGCGGGCACGGTCGTGCTGCGCTTGCCCGCCGGGCTCAGCCGCGGTGTCGCCGAGCTGGCCAGAAGCCGGAGATGCACCCCTTTCATGGCGTTGCTCGCCGCCTACCAGCTCCTGCTGGCCCGGCAGACCGGCCAGGACGACGTCTGCGTCGGCTCGGCCGTCTCCACCCGGGACCGGCCGGAGCTGGAGGAGGTCGTTGGCCCGCTCATCAACACCGTCGTCCTCCGGGGCGATCTGACCGGTGACCCGTCCTTCGCAGAGCTTCTCACCCGTACCAGGACCGCCGTGCTGGGAGCGTTGTCCCGGCGGGACGTGCCGTTCTCCCGCGTGGCCGAGGAACTCGCCCCCGGCCGCCACGGAGGCAGGAACCCGCTGCTGCGCGCCCAGTTCGGCCTGCACCACGAGAACACCGTCCGGCCGGCCCTCCATGGTCTCGCGGCCGAACCGTTCACCGTGGACACGGCCCACGCCCAGGCCGACCTCTCCCTGGAGGTCCACCCGTCAGCGGACGGGCTGACCGCGAGGTTCGTCTACGACGCCGGGCTGTTCGACCACGGAACCGTCGAACGCGTGGCGGCCCGGTTCGAGGCGCTGCTCGGCCAGGTCGTCGCCCATCCCGACACCCCGCTGGCGCGGCTCGACCTGCTCGCCCCCGGAGAGCGGGCGGCGATCCTCGCCAGGGCGGGCGGTCCCGAGACGTCCTGCCCCGGCGTCACGCTCGCCGACCTGCTCGGCGGCAAGCCCGGCGCGGTCGCGGCGATCTGCGGGGACGAGCGGGTCACCTACGCCGAACTCGACGCCCGCAGCCGCGCGCTGACCCGGCGGCTGCGCGCTGCCGGCGCCGCGCGGGGCACACTCGTCGCGATCTGCGCGTCGCGCTCGATCGACTTGCTCACCGGGCTCCTCGCGGTGGTCCGGGCCGGGGCCGCCTACCTCCCGCTCGACCCGGGACACCCTGCCGAGCGGCTGGCGTACGTGCTGGCCGACTCGGGCGCGCAGCTGCTGCTCACGCAGCGTGGCCTGAGCACGCGCCTGCCGGGCGACCTGCCATCGCTGCTCCTCGACGAGCCGTACGGGGAGGAGCCGGAAGACGAGCCCGGCGAACCGGCTGTCGCCTCCGACCTCGCGTACGTGATCTACACCTCCGGCTCCACCGGCAGGCCCAAGGGCGTCGCCATCAGCCACGGAGCCCTGGCGAACCTGCTGCTGTCGTTCCGCGACCAGCTCGAAGCCGGCCCGGACGACGTGTGGCTGGCCTCCACGTCGCTGTCGTTCGACATCTCGGCCCTGGAACTGTACCTGCCGCTGATCACCGGCGGCACCGTCGTGATCGCCTCCGACGAGGACATCCGCGACGGCTCCCGGCTCGCGGCCCTGGCCGCGGCCGCCGGCGTCACTCATCTCCAGGCCACGCCGTCAGGGTGGCGCATGCTGCTCGACGCCGGTTTCCACCGGCCCGGCGCCGTCGCGCTCACGGGCGGGGAGGCGCTGCCGGGGCCGCTCGCCACCGAACTGCGGCCCCGCGTCGCACGACTCTGGAACGTGTACGGACCCACTGAGACCACCATCTGGTCGTCCTGCTGGGAGGTGCCGGCCGGCGTCACCGGCGCCGTCCGCGTCGGCCGTCCCATTGCCAACACCCGCCTGTACGTGCTGGACCGCCGGATGGAGCCGGTGCCCGACGGCTCGACCGGCGAACTGTTCATCGCCGGTGACGGCCTGGCCAGCGGATACCCCGGCCGGCCGGGGCTCACGGCCGAGCGCTTCCTCCCCGACCCCTACGGGCCGCCGGGCACCCGTATGTACCGCACGGGCGATCTGGCCAGGTGGCGCGGTGACGAGGTCGAATGCCTGGGCAGGACCGACGAGCAGGTGAAGCTGCGCGGCCACCGCATCGAGCCGGGCGAGGTGGAGGCGCGGCTGATGGAGCACCCCTCGGTCGCGCAGGCCGCGGTCGTGGTGCGCGGCGACCGGCTCGTCGCCTACGTCGTGCCCACGAGCGCACCCCCACCGCCGGACAGCTCCAGCACACCCTTCGCGCCGGACAGCTCCGGTACCCCCTTCGCGCCGGAAGGGTCCGGCGCGCTCTCCGGGCAGGACAGGCCAGGCGCCCTCTCCGGGCCGGACAGCTCCGGCGAGTCCTCCGCACCGGAGGGGCATGGCGAGGCGATTCCGCAAGCGCTGGCCGCGCACGCCCGCGCGATGCTGCCGGCGCCCATGGTGCCCGCGTCGTTCGTGCCGGTGCCCGCGCTGCCGCTCACCCCCAACGGCAAGGTGGACCGGGCCGCGCTGCCCGACCCGGACGTCGTACGCGGTGACCGGCCGCCCGCGACGCCGGCCGAGCGCCTGGTGGCGGAGGTCTTCGCCGAGGTGCTCGGCCTCGACGCCGTGGGCGCGGACGACGGCTTCTTCGACCTCGGTGGCCACTCGCTGCTCGCCTCCCGCGCCGCCGCCCGCCTCACCCGGGCGCTCGGGACCGAGGTGGCGGTACGGGCTCTGTTCGACCACCCCACGGTCGCGGCGCTCGCCGCGGAGCTCGACACCGGGGACGGCACCGCGGCCCGGCCGGGAGGCGACGTACGGGTCGTCCCGCGCCCGCCGGGCACACCGCCGCCGCTGTCGGCGGCCCAGGAGCGGCTCTGGTTCCTGCAGCGGCTCAATCCCGACGACAGCTCCGCCAACATGTACTTGGTCCGGCGGTTGCGTGGCCCACTGGACCGGGCGGCGCTCGCCCGCGCGGTCGCGGGGGCCCGCGCGCGGCACGAGTCGCTGCGCACCAGCTTCCCCGAGGCGGACGGCGTGCCGATCGCCGTCGTCCACCCCTCGGCGGGACCGGAATGGGAGGACCTCGTCGCCTCCGACGAGGACGAACGGGCGGACCTCGCCGCCCGCGACAAGGACGAGTGGGAGGATCTCGCCGCCCGTGACGAGAACGAGGCCCGCAGGCTGGTGGCCGCCCGCGTCAACGCGCCGTTCGACCTGGCCGCCGCGCCGCCGTATCGCCTCACCCTCGTCCGGCTCGCCGACGACGACCACGTCCTGTGCTGGGTGATCCACCACATCCTGGGCGACGGCTGGTCGCTCAACGTCCTCATGGACGACCTGGCAGGACTGTACGCGGGCCGCCGGCTCACCGAGCCCGTCCTGCAGCACGGGGACGTGGCCGCCTGGCAGCGCGGCAGGGACCTGTCGGCGCCGTTGGCGTACTGGCGGCGCAGGCTCGCCGACCCGCCGGTGCTCGACCTGCCCACCGACCGCCCCCGGACGTCCGCCGGCATGCGGCGTGGGGGCCGCGTCCGTGCCCACCTGCCGGAGGAGACGGCAGCCGGGCTGGAACGGGTGGCAAGGGAGCACGACGCCACCCTGTTCATGGTCCTGCTGACCGCGTACCAGGTGCTGCTGTCGCGGCACTGCGGCCAGGACGACGTCGTGGTGGGCTCAGTGACCGCCGGACGGGACCGCGTCGAGCTGGAGCCGGTGTTCGGCAACCTCACCCACACCGTCGCCCTGCGCGCCGACCTGCGGGGCGACCCGTCGTTCCGCGACCTCCTGGCCGCCGCCCGGCGGACCGTCATGGAGGACCTGGCCGGCCGGGAGGTGCCGTACGAGCTGCTCGTCGACGAGCTCGGCATCGGGCGCGACCTCGGCCGGACACCGCTGTTTCAGACGATGATGATCCTGCACAGCCAGGACACCGGTCCGCACGCGCCCGGCGCCCGCTTCGGCGGCCTGGAGGCGGAGTTGTTCGAGGACGGCCACGCCCAGGCCAAGCTCGACCTGGCGCTCGACGTGTGGCGCGAGCCCGGCGCTCTGTCGCTGGTCCTCACCTACGACGCCGATCTGTTCGACGCGACGACGGTGGAGCGGCTGGCCGAGCGGTTCCACACCCTCTGCCAGGGGATCGTCGCCGACCCCGGCCGCCGGATGAGCTCGCTGCCCCTGCTGACGCCCGCCGACGACGCCGAGCTGCGCGCCCTGGCCACAGGCCCCGCACCCGTCGCCGCCGGCCCCGCACCCGTCCTCGCCGCAGGGCTGGTGCCCGCGCTCGTCGCCCGGAGCGCCGAGCACACTCCTGACGCCGTCGCCCTGCGGTGCGGCGGCGACCTGCTGTCCTACCGACAGCTTGTGACGCGGGCCGACGCGCTGGCCGCCACCCTTCACCGGAGCGGCGTCGGCCGCGGGCACGTCGTCGGAGTGGCGCTGCCGCGTGGCATGGACGCCGTCGTCGCGCTGCTCGGCGTGCTCCGGGCCGGCGCCGCCTACCTGCCGCTCGATCCCGCCGACCCCGCCCCCAGGCGGGAGCGGCTGCTCGCCGACAGCGGCGCCGCGGCCGTGCTCACCCCGGATGACCTGCGGAACCTGTCCGGGCAGGCGCTCGCACAGCCGGAGCCGCACCCGCGTGACGCAGCGTACGTCATCTACACCTCCGGCTCGACCGGCGTCCCCAAGGGCGTGGTGGTCGAGCACGCCGCGCTGGCGGCCCGCATCCGCTGGATGGCCGCCGTGTACGAGCTGGGACCCGGCGACGTCGTCGTGCAGTTCGCCTCGTTCGGCTTCGACGCCCACGTCGAAGAGGTGTACCCGACGCTGGTCTCGGGAGCCACGCTGCTTCTCCTGCCGGACGGCGGCGCCGCCCTGCCCGACCTGCTCGCCTCCCCCGAGGGCAGGGACGTCACCGTGCTCGACCTGCCCACGGCCTACTGGCACCACCTGGTCGACGTCGTGGACGAGGTGGACTGGCCGCCGTCGCTCCGCCTGGTCATCCTCGGCGGGGAGCAGGCGGACGCCGCCGCGGTGTCGAGGTGGAAGCGCCGCTTCCCCGGCGTCCGGCTGGTCAACACCTACGGCCCGACCGAGGCGACGGTCATCGCCACGTCCGCCGACCTGGTGGACGACGGCCTGCGCCCGGCCATCGGCCGGCCGGTGGGCGAGACCACGGTGTGGCTGCTCGGCGAGAGCGGCGAACCGGTGCCGCCGGGCGCCCCCGGCGAGCTGTGCGTAGGAGGCGCGGGAGTGGCGCGCGGCTACGCGGGACGGCCCGCGACGACGGCGGCGGCGTTCACGCCCGACCCGTTCACACCGGGCGGCGGAAGGCTCTATCGCACCGGCGACCGGGCCAGGTGGCGGCGCGACGGCACCCTGGAGTTCCTCGGACGGCTCGACTCCCAGGTCAAGGTGCGCGGCTACCGGATCGAACCGGGCGAGGTCGAGGCCTGCCTGCTCGCGCACCCGGACGTGGGCCAGGCGGCCGTCGCCGCCCGCGGTGACCTGCTGGTCGCGTACGTGGTGGGCCGGGCGACGGCGGAGGAACTGCGCCGCCACGCGGAAGAACGGCTCCCCGCGCACCTGGTGCCGGGCGCCTGGACGCTCCTGGACCGGCTTCCGCTCACCGGGAACGGCAAGGTCGACCGCGCGGCGCTGCCAGATCCCGAGCCCGCCAGGGAACGTTCCTTCGTCGCGCCGCGCACCGACGCCGAGGCGCTGGTCGCCGAGGTCTGGGCGGACCTGCTCGGCGTCGCCGCCGTCGGCGCGTACGACGACTTCTTCCACCTCGGCGGGCACTCGCTGCTCGCCGTCCGCATCGCGGCCAGGCTCAGGGCGGTGATCGGCGTCGAGGTGCCGATCCGGACGCTGTTCACCCGGCGCACGGTGGCGGAGTTCGCCGGCGCGGTCGAGGCACTGCTCCTCGACTCGCTCGCCGGGCTGTCCGACGAGGAGGCGCTGCGCCTGCTCGACCAGAAAGACGAGGAACAGTGA
- a CDS encoding condensation domain-containing protein, producing the protein MTAPVASPTLDALGGIWREVLRLSRVSPEDNFFALGGDSFRATRLAALVGERFGVAATAALAFDRPELAGQARWIDGARAGDAPLTPLPQAPPSAVPLSTQQEDFLYWMFEPRLHGSQDVRDIGSCCTAIRIRDELDVPLLTRALNALVARHEALRTVVRPDGTVEIVADRPPQVAEERAADEAEAGRIVWHERMRLDDVIAGPLVRALVVHIGQDDDADDHVLVLAVHHFAFDGFSFGVLLRELALLYSALSTGHPDPLRPLPITYTDYCRFAREQWPVNQPYWDRVLEGAPTDLSPFPGRRETSRFSRRRHAFEVEPALRDRLAEIARERGATTFMAVAACWTWLLAEWTGRTDIVVMSPVPGRTLPEHETLVGCLVQSLILRFDVSGRPGYAELLDRVRDVAVGAVAHQLHAYQDARLRVPFPSRIHYESFGAPHFPGLASEPFPFPREQEALEWSANPGELDLSAPELIVEEQRDGSMHCAVVYNHHGYDPETAAALADAFLRLARAAAGRPDQVLPPLAVRHAG; encoded by the coding sequence ATGACCGCACCGGTCGCGTCGCCGACGCTCGACGCGCTCGGGGGGATCTGGCGCGAGGTGTTGCGCCTTTCGCGCGTCTCCCCTGAGGACAACTTCTTCGCCCTGGGCGGCGACTCCTTCCGCGCCACCAGGCTCGCCGCGCTGGTCGGCGAGCGGTTCGGCGTGGCCGCCACCGCCGCGCTCGCCTTCGACCGGCCCGAACTCGCCGGGCAGGCCCGCTGGATCGACGGCGCGCGGGCCGGCGACGCACCTCTCACCCCGCTGCCGCAGGCCCCGCCGTCGGCCGTCCCGCTCAGCACCCAGCAGGAGGACTTCCTGTACTGGATGTTCGAGCCCCGGCTTCACGGCTCCCAGGACGTGCGCGACATCGGCTCCTGCTGCACCGCGATCAGGATCAGGGACGAGCTGGACGTGCCGCTGCTCACCCGTGCGCTGAACGCGCTCGTGGCCCGCCACGAGGCGCTGCGCACCGTGGTCCGGCCCGACGGGACGGTGGAGATCGTCGCCGATCGTCCGCCGCAGGTCGCCGAGGAACGGGCGGCGGACGAGGCCGAGGCCGGCCGCATCGTGTGGCACGAGCGCATGCGCCTCGACGACGTCATCGCCGGCCCGCTGGTGCGAGCCCTCGTCGTCCACATCGGCCAGGACGACGACGCGGACGACCACGTCCTCGTCTTGGCCGTGCACCACTTCGCGTTCGACGGGTTCTCCTTCGGCGTGCTGCTGAGGGAGCTCGCCCTCCTCTACTCCGCGCTGTCGACGGGACACCCCGACCCGCTGCGGCCCCTGCCGATCACCTACACCGACTACTGCCGCTTCGCCCGCGAGCAGTGGCCGGTGAACCAGCCGTACTGGGACCGCGTGCTGGAGGGCGCTCCCACGGACCTGAGCCCGTTCCCGGGGCGCAGGGAGACGAGCCGGTTCTCCCGGCGGCGGCACGCCTTCGAGGTCGAACCCGCGCTGCGCGACCGGCTGGCCGAGATCGCGCGCGAGCGCGGCGCCACCACGTTCATGGCGGTCGCCGCCTGCTGGACGTGGCTGCTGGCCGAGTGGACCGGCCGTACTGACATCGTCGTGATGTCGCCCGTGCCAGGCAGGACGCTGCCCGAGCACGAGACCCTGGTCGGCTGCCTGGTGCAGTCGCTGATCCTGCGCTTCGACGTCTCCGGCCGCCCCGGCTACGCCGAACTGCTCGACCGGGTGCGGGACGTCGCCGTGGGCGCCGTGGCCCACCAGCTCCACGCGTACCAGGACGCCCGGCTGCGCGTGCCGTTCCCGTCGCGCATCCACTACGAGAGCTTCGGCGCGCCGCACTTCCCCGGCCTGGCGTCCGAGCCGTTCCCGTTCCCGCGCGAGCAGGAGGCGCTGGAATGGTCGGCCAACCCCGGCGAGCTGGACCTGAGCGCCCCCGAGCTCATCGTCGAGGAGCAGCGGGACGGCTCCATGCACTGCGCCGTCGTCTACAACCACCACGGCTACGACCCCGAGACCGCGGCCGCACTGGCCGACGCCTTCCTCCGGTTGGCCCGCGCCGCCGCTGGCCGTCCCGACCAGGTCCTTCCTCCGCTCGCGGTGCGCCATGCGGGCTGA
- a CDS encoding MbtH family protein, with protein MTTYHVVINDEEQYSLWPGDRTVPEGWRWTGFTGGREDCLAHIDEVWTDMRPLSAR; from the coding sequence GTGACGACGTACCACGTAGTGATCAACGACGAGGAGCAGTACTCCCTCTGGCCCGGCGACCGGACGGTCCCCGAGGGCTGGCGGTGGACCGGTTTCACCGGCGGCAGGGAGGACTGCCTGGCCCACATCGACGAGGTCTGGACGGACATGCGTCCGCTGAGCGCCCGATGA